One part of the Kryptolebias marmoratus isolate JLee-2015 linkage group LG13, ASM164957v2, whole genome shotgun sequence genome encodes these proteins:
- the LOC108236980 gene encoding tyrosinase-like produces the protein MWPIKPIIFLLCLAPTYQQFPRLCTTPESLRTKECCPPWEGDGSACGARSGRGSCQDVVVSDQPDGPQYPFSGLDDREKWPLVFYNRTCQCGGNFMGFNCADCKFGYFGVNCQERRESLRRNIFHLTRAERNRFVSYLNLAKQTVSSDYVVATGTYREMENGSNPMFADVSVYDVFVWLHYYVSRNALLGGPGNVWTNVDFAHWAPAFPPWHRVYLLHWEHEIRKLTGDTRFSLPYWDWRDAQGCDVCTDELMGGRSPEDPSLISPSSVFSSWKVLCSRAEEYSSRGVLCDASDEGPLRRNPGNHNRNLVERLPTSAEVEFTISLPDYDTGAMDRSANMSFRNTLEGSGNPQTGLGNSSRLGMHASLHVFMNGSMSSVQGSANDPIFILHHAFVDSIYEQWLRRHRPSPSQYPESNAPIGHNGDYHMAPFLPLHRNKDYFISSKELGYEYSHLLNANQRLAESMRPYLDNLQVVWPWLLLAGLCGAVLTVVIAAAVLLAKRRAKGMMWPSGKSWRSVFSLPERQPLIWSNEAEETNHRSYQTAM, from the exons ATGTGGCCAATAAAACCTATCATTTTCTTGTTGTGTCTGGCTCCCACCTATCAACAGTTCCCCCGTCTCTGCACAACTCCAGAATCCCTGCGGACCAAGGAGTGCTGCCCGCCTTGGGAGGGCGACGGCTCAGCTTGTGGGGCCAGGTCGGGCAGAGGGTCCTGTCAGGATGTGGTGGTCTCGGATCAGCCCGACGGGCCACAGTACCCCTTTTCGGGGTTGGACGATCGAGAGAAGTGGCCCTTGGTTTTCTACAACCGGACCTGCCAGTGTGGAGGGAACTTTATGGGATTTAACTGTGCGGACTGTAAGTTTGGCTACTTTGGGGTGAACTGTCAGGAGAGAAGAGAATCTCTGAGGAGGAACATTTTTCACCTGACCAGAGCCGAGAGAAATAGATTTGTGTCTTATCTGAACTTGGCCAAGCAGACAGTCAGCAGTGACTATGTTGTGGCGACTGGAACCTACAGAGAGATGGAGAACGGCTCCAACCCCATGTTTGCTGATGTGTCTGTGTATGACGTGTTCGTGTGGCTGCATTACTACGTGTCCCGGAATGCACTGCTTGGCGGGCCGGGGAATGTGTGGACCAACGTGGACTTTGCCCACTGGGCCCCTGCGTTCCCCCCTTGGCACCGCGTGTACCTGCTGCACTGGGAACATGAAATCAGAAAGCTGACCGGAGACACACGTTTCTCCCTTCCTTACTGGGACTGGAGAGATGCCCAGGGCTGTGACGTGTGCACGGATGAGCTGATGGGAGGCAGGAGCCCTGAGGATCCCTCTCTTATCAGCCCAAGTTCTGTCTTTTCCTCTTGGAAA GTTCTGTGCTCTCGGGCTGAAGAGTACAGTAGCAGAGGAGTTTTGTGTGACGCCAGTGACGAAGGCCCGCTGCGCCGTAATCCTGGAAACCACAATCGTAATCTGGTAGAAAGATTACCAACTTCAGCAGAGGTGGAGTTCACTATCAGTCTCCCGGACTACGACACCGGAGCAATGGACCGCAGTGCCAACATGAGCTTCAGAAACACTCTGGAAg GATCCGGGAACCCTCAGACCGGGTTGGGTAACAGTTCTCGTTTGGGTATGCATGCTTCTCTGCATGTCTTCATGAATGGATCCATGTCGTCAGTGCAGGGCTCTGCAAATGACCCCATATTTATCCTTCACCATGCTTTTGTTGACAG TATCTATGAGCAGTGGCTGAGGAGGCACAGACCATCTCCGTCCCAGTATCCAGAGTCTAATGCTCCCATAGGGCACAACGGGGACTACCACATGGCACCATTCCTGCCTCTCCACAGGAATAAAGACTACTTTATTTCCAGCAAAGAGCTTGGATATGAGTACTCCCACTTGTTAAATGCCA ACCAAAGGCTTGCAGAATCCATGCGTCCCTACCTGGATAACTTGCAGGTTGTGTGGCCCTGGCTGCTGCTCGCGGGACTTTGTGGAGCAGTTTTGACGGTGGTCATTGCTGCCGCTGTCCTGCTCGCAAAACGTCGAGCTAAAGGAATGATGTGGCCTTCTGGGAAAAGTTGGAGAAGCGTCTTTTCCCTCCCAGAGAGACAGCCACTTATCTGGAGCAACGAAGCAGAAGAAACCAACCACCGCAGCTACCAAACAGCCatgtaa
- the chordc1b gene encoding cysteine and histidine-rich domain-containing protein 1 has product MSVLCYNKGCGQRFDPENNPEDGCTFHPGVPVFHDALKGWSCCKRRTTDFSDFLSIAGCTKGPHNKEKPPEPVKPDVTTSGEKKELEAQKPKFNEYIISAPKPQEAICRPSSDEPVVRLNNKVSASLKQALEKLKLSENKTDKKEEDGDEIKIGTSCKNGGCTKTFEGPASDSDVCLYHAGVPIFHEGMKYWSCCKRKTSDFNSFLSQEGCTKGAHLWRKKDEGKKVVPCRFDWHQTGTQVIISIYAKNAIPELSYVDANSTTLNINIIFDGEKEFVQKISLWGVIDVSKSTVNMMAAKIEVAMKKAEAMSWARLDLPPPAAPPKEDEKKQEETDSEDED; this is encoded by the exons ATGTCCGTTTTGTGTTACAATAAGGGATGCGGACAGCGGTTTGACCCAGAAAACAATCCGGAAG ATGGTTGCACCTTTCACCCAGGAGTCCCAGTGTTCCACGATGCCTTGAAG GGATGGTCGTGCTGCAAGAGAAGAACTACAGACTTCTCAGACTTCCTCAGCATTGct GGTTGTACAAAAGGTCCCCACAACAAAGAGAAGCCCCCTGAGCCGGTGAAACCAGATGTGACAACATccggagaaaaaaaagagctggaaGCACAGAAACCAAAGTTTAATGAGTACATTATCTCTGCACCAAAACCTCAAGAGGCGATATGCAGACCGAG TTCTGATGAGCCAGTGGTGAGACTGAACAATAAAGTCTCTGCCTCCCTCAAGCAGGCGctggagaagctgaagctgtctgaaaataaaacggACAAGAAAG agGAAGATGGTGATGAAATCAAAATTGGAACATCCTGTAAAAATGGAGGATGTACTAAA acaTTTGAGGGACCTGCTAGTGACTCCGATGTGTGCTTATACCACGCTGGGGTCCCCATTTTCCATGAAGG GATGAAATACTGGAGCTGCTGTAAGAGGAAAACCTCAGACTTTAACTCCTTCCTTTCGCAGGAAGGCTGTACAAAGGGAGCACATCTATGGAGGAAAAAGGATGAG GGAAAGAAGGTGGTCCCCTGCAGGTTTGACTGGCACCAAACTGGGACTCAGGTCATCATTTCTATTTATGCCAAAAATGCCATCCCCGAGCTAAGCTACGTTGATGCTAACAGCACCACG cttAACATCAACATTATATTTGATGGAGAGAAGGAATTTGTGCAGAAGATCAGCCTGTGGGGA GTGATCGACGTGAGTAAAAGCACAGTGAACATGATGGCAGCCAAGATCGAGGTAGCCATGAAGAAGGCTGAGGCGATGTCCTGGGCCCGTCTCgacctccctcctcctgccgCTCCCCCGAAGGAGGACGAGAAGAAGCAAGAAGAGACTGACAGCGAAGATGAAGATTAA